In the genome of uncultured Flavobacterium sp., the window CTTCTAAACGGCAGCCGGTATCAATCAATACAACATCATTTTCTTTTAAATCCTGCGGAATAGTGACACCATGCGGATATTGAGAATCATCGGCAAACAAAACGATACAGAAGTAAGAACCCGAAGGAATCCCTGCTTTAATATGAGCCTGATTTATGAAATCAACAACAGTTTCAACTTTTATTCCCGGATGCAAAATACGGGCAGCAGCACGTTGTACAACCATTGTAATTTCTTTTGCCTGCTGAATAATAGCGATTTCATTTTCTGATTTATGCATACGACAACCCGCAGTAACAGGTTGTGCATTTTCAAATTCATAAGAAGGATTCCCTTTAATTATACCATCAATTAAAAAATAACCGGCAGATTCATCCAAAGCAATTTTACCATTATTGATATTTTTGTTTTGAAGTATTTTTCCAAATAAAGTATAAGGAGATTCATGTTCTTCCCAGCAATTAATTTTTTCATCAATTTGCTTGTACTTATTAAAAGTACCTTCCTCAAATTTAGGGACAATGTATTCTAAACTTCCATCTTCAAATAACAGCGCGCCAACCATTCTTTCAGAAGGATTCCATTTAGTTCCTGTGAAATAATATAAATTGGTTCCGGCATTTAAGTATAGCGACTTAAAGCCTGCTTTTTTGATAAGAGACACTGCTTTTTGAATACGCATTTGGTATTCTTCCGGCTGAATGGCTTTAACATTCAGTGTCATATTTTGTATTTTTTCCAGTTCTGTATTTACGTTAGATCCGCCAACTCCAATAGTCATCTTTTTTGTTTTAAGGTTAATGATTTAAGTCAATTTCAAAATTAAGTTATTATTTTCGGATAGTGCTATTTTAACTTAAAGTAGATAAAATAGAATAATTTAAGGATAATATAATATCATATTTAGATTTGCATTGCCTGTATTTTTAAAAATTCAATTAAACCTCAAAAAATGAAAAAAATACAAAGTTTATTATTGTTGTGTTTTGTTCTGATCTCGCATTTTGGATCGGCACAAGCGACATCAAATTTACGTCAAAAGCTTACGGAATTGTTTCCAAAAGCTGAAATTACAGTTATAGAAAACTTAGAAGGATATTCAGAATCTTATCAATTAATTTTGGATGAACCATTAGATCATAAAAATCCTCAAATGGGCACATTTAAACATTATGTTTATTTGTCTCATCTCGATTTTAATAAACCTATGGTTATTGAAACGCATGGCTACAATACCGGAAATATTAAAAGCGAAGTAAGTAAATTATTAAACGCCAATCAAATTGCAGTTGAATATCGTTTTTACGGAAAATCCCGTCCGGAACCACTTCCGTGGGAATATTTGACTAACGATCAGGCGATTGAAGATTATCATGATATTGTGAGTAAACTAAAACAGTTGTATTTAGGTAAATGGATCTCAACCGGAATTAGTAAAGGAGGAGAAACTGCTTTAATTTATAAATCAAAATATCCAAACGATGTAGATGTAGCAATGCCTTATGTGGCACCATTAATTAATACTCAGGAAGATCCCAGAACAGTAAATCACGACAGAACTGTAGGAGTGCCAGAATGCAGAGCTAAAATCACAGCATTCCAAAGAGCCGTTTTAGAGAATAGAGAAGCAATTTTAAAAGAGTTTACGGAATATGCTGAAGCTAAAAAAATGACATTTACCGAAGTGCCATTTAATGAATCTTTAGAATATGCAGTATTAGAATTTCCTTTTTCATTTTGGCAATGGGGAGGAAAATGTGATGCTATACCGGCAATAACAGCCTCTCCAAAAGAATTATTTGATTATCTCAATGATATTGTTGATGTTAGAACTTACAACGATAAAAATTATTTTAATTATCTGCCATCTTATTATCAGCATTTAAGTGAGTTAGGGTATTATGGTTTTGATTTAACTCCGGTTGCCGATTTGCTGCAAGTTGTAAAAAGTTCTTCAAATGAT includes:
- a CDS encoding Xaa-Pro peptidase family protein — encoded protein: MTIGVGGSNVNTELEKIQNMTLNVKAIQPEEYQMRIQKAVSLIKKAGFKSLYLNAGTNLYYFTGTKWNPSERMVGALLFEDGSLEYIVPKFEEGTFNKYKQIDEKINCWEEHESPYTLFGKILQNKNINNGKIALDESAGYFLIDGIIKGNPSYEFENAQPVTAGCRMHKSENEIAIIQQAKEITMVVQRAAARILHPGIKVETVVDFINQAHIKAGIPSGSYFCIVLFADDSQYPHGVTIPQDLKENDVVLIDTGCRLEGYLSDITRTYVYGTPTEAHTKIWNLEKAAQKAAFDAAQLGATCGSVDDAARKVIAEAGLSPDYELPGLPHRVGHGTGLDIHEYPYLVRGNSTVLQEGMVVSNEPMICIPGQFGIRHEDHFYMTSEGPKWFTTPMHSIENPFGIGVN
- a CDS encoding S28 family serine protease, with protein sequence MKKIQSLLLLCFVLISHFGSAQATSNLRQKLTELFPKAEITVIENLEGYSESYQLILDEPLDHKNPQMGTFKHYVYLSHLDFNKPMVIETHGYNTGNIKSEVSKLLNANQIAVEYRFYGKSRPEPLPWEYLTNDQAIEDYHDIVSKLKQLYLGKWISTGISKGGETALIYKSKYPNDVDVAMPYVAPLINTQEDPRTVNHDRTVGVPECRAKITAFQRAVLENREAILKEFTEYAEAKKMTFTEVPFNESLEYAVLEFPFSFWQWGGKCDAIPAITASPKELFDYLNDIVDVRTYNDKNYFNYLPSYYQHLSELGYYGFDLTPVADLLQVVKSSSNDRFAPKGVTIKYNPKYIRKVREYVENKGSKILYIYGGYDTWFSCSPTPNPKLDALKMVLPTGSHATRVKDFPENDKKLIMETLARWLEVKTFDDKAEMN